From Thermodesulfovibrionales bacterium, one genomic window encodes:
- the polA gene encoding DNA polymerase I, with product MNLYLIDGNSYVYRAFYAIKGLTNSKGFPTNAIFGFTNMLLKIIREKQPDGIIVSFDSPVLTERHRIFEAYKARRPETPGDLVLQLPHVRRVISAFKIKIFEQPGYEADDLLATIALKAAKEGAKVFIVTSDKDMLQIVGDGVKVYDPVKDRILDAEHVKERFGVGPERVAEFMALTGDAVDNIPGIKGIGEKSARELLVNSGDLEEILNHPETIQKEKLRNLIAENAEVARISRRLATINTSIPLDVRLQEFRLREPDWAALLSLFREFEFGSLMKLIPTAKRETTFETVSSLDSLRDVASSLRPQFAFDVEATGRDPRTDRVVGLSICSSREHAYYIPLDHAYPDKPEQPDKKESFAILAASFGDEEISKIGHNLKYDMAMLGREGLMVKGRLYDTMLASYLLNPNKPNHSLEDVAFEYLSYRKRSFQEVLGKRTSFAEVPVDEATDYSAEDAALAFELKELLFERVKNEGMEKLYFEIEMPLLHILMGIEEAGFKVDDARLKEISNELAREIDAIQRRVYFLAGEEFNINSPKQLSRVLFQTLGLKPRKRTKTGFSTEVGVLEDLATEHGIPREILDYRSLSKLKSTYTDVLPQLIDPATGRIHTSFNQTGTATGRLSSSEPNLQNIPIRGEWGKRIREAFIAEEGNVLVSADYSQIELRLLAHMSGDRGLIDAFLSGVDVHTRTASEIFGVTMDSVTSDMRRVAKTVNFGIVYGISPFGLSEALDITPENAKRYITGYFEKHPGVKSYIEQSLHNARQKGYVATLVGRKRAVPEMKSSNANTRAQGERLAINSPLQGTAADIIKIAMIRISKTLREEMLKTRLILQVHDELVFETPEGEIEWAREMIREGMEGAADLTVPLKVDIGHGKNWVECKE from the coding sequence ATGAACCTCTACCTCATTGACGGAAATTCCTATGTCTACCGTGCCTTTTATGCCATAAAGGGACTAACAAACTCAAAGGGCTTTCCGACGAATGCCATCTTCGGATTTACGAATATGCTCCTCAAGATCATCAGGGAGAAACAGCCCGATGGAATCATTGTCTCCTTCGATTCTCCCGTACTGACTGAGAGACACAGGATCTTTGAAGCATACAAGGCGCGCAGACCCGAGACGCCTGGAGATCTTGTACTGCAGCTGCCTCATGTACGCAGGGTAATCTCGGCCTTCAAAATCAAGATTTTTGAGCAGCCCGGGTATGAAGCAGACGACCTGCTGGCCACCATAGCACTCAAGGCAGCAAAGGAGGGCGCAAAGGTCTTCATAGTCACTTCCGACAAAGATATGCTCCAGATCGTCGGTGACGGGGTGAAGGTCTACGACCCCGTCAAGGACAGGATCCTCGACGCCGAACATGTGAAAGAACGATTCGGTGTCGGCCCCGAGCGGGTGGCAGAGTTTATGGCGCTCACCGGTGATGCCGTCGACAACATTCCGGGAATAAAAGGGATCGGCGAGAAGTCGGCGAGAGAACTTTTGGTCAATTCGGGGGATCTCGAAGAGATCCTGAATCATCCGGAGACGATCCAGAAGGAGAAACTGAGGAACCTTATAGCCGAAAACGCCGAGGTTGCAAGGATATCGAGACGGCTCGCGACGATAAACACTTCGATACCGCTCGATGTGAGGCTCCAGGAATTCAGACTCAGGGAACCTGATTGGGCAGCACTCCTTTCCCTCTTCAGGGAGTTTGAGTTCGGAAGCCTCATGAAACTCATCCCCACGGCAAAGCGCGAAACAACCTTTGAGACTGTCTCTTCCCTTGATTCCTTACGGGACGTTGCCTCTTCCCTTCGCCCGCAATTTGCTTTTGACGTCGAAGCGACCGGCAGGGACCCTCGCACAGACAGGGTTGTCGGCCTCTCGATCTGCAGTTCAAGAGAGCATGCCTACTACATACCTCTGGATCATGCCTACCCCGACAAACCCGAGCAACCTGATAAAAAAGAGTCCTTTGCGATCCTGGCAGCCTCCTTCGGGGATGAAGAGATATCCAAGATCGGTCACAATCTGAAATACGATATGGCGATGCTGGGGCGCGAGGGACTCATGGTCAAGGGAAGACTCTATGACACCATGCTCGCCTCTTATCTTCTGAATCCGAACAAGCCGAACCACAGCCTTGAAGATGTCGCCTTCGAGTATCTTTCCTATCGCAAGAGGTCATTCCAGGAGGTCCTCGGGAAAAGGACCTCTTTTGCCGAAGTCCCTGTTGACGAGGCCACAGACTATTCCGCAGAAGATGCGGCTCTGGCCTTCGAACTCAAGGAACTCCTCTTCGAAAGGGTGAAGAACGAGGGGATGGAGAAGCTCTATTTTGAGATAGAGATGCCCCTTCTTCATATTCTTATGGGGATCGAAGAGGCCGGTTTTAAGGTCGACGACGCCAGGCTGAAGGAAATCTCAAATGAGCTCGCCAGGGAGATTGACGCAATCCAGCGACGGGTCTATTTCCTTGCCGGCGAGGAATTCAACATTAATTCACCGAAACAGCTAAGCAGGGTCTTGTTCCAGACTCTTGGGTTGAAGCCCAGGAAAAGGACGAAGACCGGCTTTTCTACCGAAGTAGGAGTTCTTGAGGATCTGGCAACCGAGCACGGGATTCCAAGGGAGATACTGGATTACCGGAGTCTCAGCAAGCTGAAGTCCACCTATACCGACGTCCTTCCCCAACTCATAGACCCTGCCACAGGCCGGATCCATACATCCTTCAACCAAACAGGAACCGCAACGGGCAGGCTGAGCAGCAGTGAGCCGAACCTTCAGAATATACCCATCCGGGGTGAGTGGGGAAAGCGGATCAGGGAGGCCTTCATCGCTGAGGAAGGTAATGTTTTGGTTTCAGCAGACTACTCTCAGATCGAGCTGAGGCTCCTTGCCCATATGAGCGGCGACAGGGGGCTGATCGATGCATTCCTTTCCGGAGTCGATGTCCATACACGGACTGCCTCGGAGATTTTTGGAGTAACCATGGATAGCGTAACCTCAGATATGCGACGGGTCGCAAAGACCGTAAACTTCGGTATTGTTTATGGCATCTCGCCCTTCGGGCTGTCTGAAGCCTTAGACATCACCCCTGAAAATGCGAAAAGATATATTACCGGTTATTTTGAAAAACATCCCGGTGTGAAGTCTTACATTGAACAATCCCTCCACAATGCCCGTCAAAAAGGATATGTCGCGACGCTCGTCGGGAGGAAAAGGGCCGTCCCCGAGATGAAGAGCAGCAATGCGAATACAAGGGCCCAGGGTGAGCGTCTCGCTATCAACTCTCCCTTACAAGGGACGGCTGCCGACATCATTAAGATTGCCATGATACGAATCTCAAAGACTCTCCGGGAAGAGATGCTGAAGACCAGGCTGATCCTCCAGGTCCACGATGAACTTGTTTTCGAGACGCCTGAGGGAGAGATTGAATGGGCAAGAGAGATGATCCGTGAAGGGATGGAAGGAGCCGCGGATTTGACAGTCCCTCTGAAAGTCGATATTGGTCATGGGAAAAACTGGGTAGAGTGCAAAGAATAG